The following nucleotide sequence is from Caldicellulosiruptor saccharolyticus DSM 8903.
AGTATCATAGATAAACTAAGCCACAAAAATGGCCATACTTTTATTAGCTTTTATTTACATATCGTTTATTAGTTTAGGCTTACCTGACTCAATGTTAGGCGCTGCTTGGCCTGTTATAAGAAGCGATTTGAATTTGCCAGTTTATACGGCTGGTATTATTTCTTTGACCATAACATGTTCCACTGTTGTTTCAAGCATGTTAAACCCATTTATCGTAAAGAAAATAGGGACAGGTAAAATTGTTGTTATAAGTACCTTATTTTCTTCTATTGGACTATTTACTTTTTCACATGCACCTTCATTTGTTTTCCTGGGCCTTAGTGCAGTACTTATAGGCTTAGGAGGAGGAAGTATTGATGCAGCTTTGAATAATTTTGTAGCTTTGCATTATCAGGCAAAACATATGAATTGGCTGCACTCGTTGTGGGGTGTTGGGACAACTTTAGGTTCTTATATAATTTCGATTTTTATAGTATATCCAGAGGGTTGGAGAAAGGGATATTTAGTTGTTTCGGCGTTTCAACTTTTGTTAGCAACGTTATTTTTTATTTTGCTTCCGGTGTGGAATATATATGAAAAAGACAATAATAATAAAAGCTCAAATATTAGGAAAAATGAGCGCAAAAAATCATTGCTGTTTGCAAGTGCAGCAATATCAATAATTACATTTTTCTTCTATTGTGCTATTGAAACCACGACAGGGTTGTGGGCAAGCAGTTTTTTAGTAAATTACAAACATATTCCTCCTTCTATTGCTGCAAAAGGAACATCTTCCTTTTTCTTTGGAATAACAATAGGGAGAATTTTGTCTGGATTTGTGAGCATGAAGTTGAGCGGTAAAAAAATTATCAGGTTATCCTTGGCTTTATTATTCACTGGTATTTTTGTTTTATTAACAGATGTTCCACAAATGATCTACTTATTTGGTTTTGCACTAATTGGTTTTGGCTGTGCACCTATCTTTCCTAC
It contains:
- a CDS encoding MFS transporter; amino-acid sequence: MLGAAWPVIRSDLNLPVYTAGIISLTITCSTVVSSMLNPFIVKKIGTGKIVVISTLFSSIGLFTFSHAPSFVFLGLSAVLIGLGGGSIDAALNNFVALHYQAKHMNWLHSLWGVGTTLGSYIISIFIVYPEGWRKGYLVVSAFQLLLATLFFILLPVWNIYEKDNNNKSSNIRKNERKKSLLFASAAISIITFFFYCAIETTTGLWASSFLVNYKHIPPSIAAKGTSSFFFGITIGRILSGFVSMKLSGKKIIRLSLALLFTGIFVLLTDVPQMIYLFGFALIGFGCAPIFPTMMHETPKRFGEDISHIVISMQMAAGYLGSALAPLLFGIVISMIGVYVLPLYLLILLFILTLFTELLNYQLNKKAEGL